The DNA sequence gttGCCCATCCAACGCCCATCAACGAGTCAGACAGGTATAACCATTCATACTGATCTCCTTTTTATCTCtttgtgtatgtctctctctctctctctctctctctctctctctctctctctctctctctctctctctctctcttgctttttagttttttattgttcttcttgctatttgtgtatttaaaatactAGGCATCATTATTCTTTTATATGTGGTAAAGCCCTGTGGGTCAAAATACATTGGTCTAAAAGTGTTGGATTTCAATTGTCTAGTCATTAGGTGTTTCTGGTTTCACctttttctgccatttttgATCATTCCAAGCACCTTGGTGGACAGTGAAGTTAGTCATTATATGAGTGTATGGTGACATAATATGGATGTATGGTAAATATGGATGTATGGTAAATAAGACACATTAGAAGGAACACATGAGCTTTACCTTGAAGtaaaaaaacactaaatacTTTAGGAAATTTTGTGTTATAATTAGTTGTGCAAGAAATAATAACATTTGAGTAAAACTGAAAGATTTACACTGGAGCTGTGCGAAAACataatggcccgagtgctgcagggcgaggAATAGGACACACAGGCTCTTTCGATGCaaacagacgtttattaaacaCGCACAAATAGCACTGGCACTCACAGGAAACAGGTAAACTGAACACAAGTAACAGCTTACAAACATAACATGCAAACAATAACGCGAACATAAACGGGAACAAGAATAATGACCGACAAAGACGCACACTCccacagaggtttaaatacacaaagacatcaCAAGAATAACCCGGTGCTGGTATGAGCTAACAAAAAGGGTGTGGTTCAAACAAGATGATGAACTCCCCCCCCCGCGTCCTTCCCGGAACTGCGAACTCCAGGCTGccatgtacacatatacacaaaaatacacataacACTTGGCAAAGCCTAGTGCCCAGCCAATACCAAGCAGGCTAGGAGCTGCCAACAAAGGAGGCTTCTCAGTACTTGAGGAGGAAAGGCAAAGTCCATACCTCTCCCAGGGTAGTCCGATAACGCTCTGTGGTGGGACCACCGGCTCCGATGTGCAGCAGCGACCACCTCCTCAGAGGGACCCAGCCTGAACACAAGACATCTCATACACAAATGCACCGTGGGTGCGCACAACGAGTAGATGtgcctgtaaacaaacaaaaggcatGGGTGCGCACAACAACAAATAGATGCACCTGTAGACAAACATAAAGGCACTTAGACATATTGCCCATTGGAAGGGCAGGCACTGGAGGCGTGCCCTTGGCTCTACCGGACACACAGAGGGGCACGTCCACTCCTCCTCCCATCTAGAACAAGGTCAATCATAATAATGATTCTCATGTCATGTCTTGACTTACACCAGGTAAGAAACACCACACAGTTGTTAAATATAGAGTGTTCAAGTTATTGAGTTTATTTCCCCCTCACTTACCATTTTGTAAGACTAAcaacacagaaatgcaaaacTGGCTAAAACACTGCTAACAAAACTCCTGCAGAAACCCTGAGTTCAGCTGCATGACAAACCTGACTTGGAAAATTAACCACCTTTTTGAATATcatccttgttttattttaatccatCTCCAAAATACTGATGTCACTTAGCTTAGTCATAACCTAAGGTTTGCTGCCATTCTTAACACAATGTGTGCGGTATGTTGGATCAGGTATCAGCGCATCGAACAACAGATGGCGTTCCAGACATGTGGAGGTGGTGGAAGCCCTGAATGGAATAGCCAAATGTGAAGGTGATAACAGCTGAGTGATATATATAGCACTCTTATAACCCTCAGTGTATGTTATAACAAACAGAGATTCACAACCAGCTTTAGCTTTAAAGATAACCAGTACAGAAACACATAGTGACCATGGGGAAACAGCATATACAGTAGCTACTGAGAAAGTAacttttatttcatatatagtAACTCATGTACTGATGTTTAAATTCTAAATAATGCATATGCTTACTAACAAGTCATGGGTGTCATGTCTACTTCAAGTGCATAATTGCATGTGTGCGTCATCAGTGAGCTTCCTTCCTCTTTTTGCCAAGCTAATGTTCATATCTGGCCTCTGATGGATTCCCAACTGTTTTGCAAACCTGTTGTGGAGGAGAagtgctgcttctgctgctgttaCAAACTTTTGCAAACGTTTCTTGTCTGTGTTTACAGATGGTTCCAGGGATTTAAGAGCTTACAGTGTAagtgtaccccccccccccccccatttgcaTATTGTATGTTTCCTGAATTTAATCCATCTGTAAATTCAATATGAGTTTTGCTACATGGACTAAAGAAGGAGAAGTGATGGCTCAGTGGTCAACATACTTTACTACTAATTAGAGAtttgctgattcaagccccaccactacaaaTCTGCCGCtattggacccctgagcaagacccttaatcctcagttgctcacgttttattcagtcataattgcaagtcactttggataaaagcatcagctaaatgctgtaaatgtagaaagaacatttattttggacTCACTTTCCATTAAACACAATCAGTGACACAGAATTTAACAGGAATAGCCTACTTTATTAAGTACTAATATATTGCGTTAATTGCTAATATACTGAATTAACACAAATATTAGTATGTTAACCCTTTTTAAAAGGGCAGTTAAATACTAACACTGTGCCCCTCTACACAGTCTGACATTTACAATGTTGAGAACAAACTGAGAACTGTAACCATGTATTTACCATCACCCAAATATGGGTTAGTAAGAACATCTATAGctacataacaaacaaaaatgtaacaacacTTAGGCTACATGCATATTAACTACATTGCATCGATTGCCTATTTTCCTGAGGTTGAATGTAGGTGTTACAGACAAAAAGTGGGACCCAGTTCTACACATTGGCTTTGAAATATTCATTGCTTTAGAGGGAATTGGTGAAGTAGCTAAAGCCTCCCCATCCTGCGTAGGTATAGCATGGGCTGAACGAAGGTGCCCAGGAAGCACATGTTTGTGACTGCGATCAGCAGGTTTCTCTTGAGTACTGGGTCAGGGATCAGTTGTTTGATAGAAGAAACTACAAACAAAGGCATGTAATTCAGCAGCAGTTTGGCTTGAAGCAGGGAGATGATAACAAATGCTCTTTTCTTTATACTGCTGCCCTGTTCCCTCTCAATATCCTTGCCTCCCTGGCTGTCTCCTGGCCTGGGACGTTTCAGCACGCTGAGGACAGAGATGTTACAGAACAACTGCAAGCACACAACGGTAAGCAGGACTGCCACGAGTGGGAAAGAGCTGTTCAGGAAGAACTCTGCAATCCGACAGGCCAGGGATACCAGCCACAGCAGGAGCAAGCAAGCCTGCTTATATCTTTGAGGGTGGAGCTTCAGTAAGACAACGGGTCGCACCACTGCCAGGTAGTGATCGAAGCATATGCAGCACTGGAACAGTGGCTGAGTGTAGAGATTAAGCTTGCATATGAAGAAAAGAACATTGTTCCAAACATTGTTTGAAGGTAACGctaaacaatgaaaacatgTGAAGAGGCTTATGAATACACTGGCCTGGTCTGTGCAGTAAAGATTCAGTGTAAATAATTTGTTCTCCAGGGAGGTGCAAGAGCCATATGTCAGCAGCCATACAGCCCATAACCCAGTGGGTAGTGTCAGCATCCAGTTTAATGTCCCCAGCACAAGCATCAGTATGACCCAGAAACTCCACGGGCATGTTGAACACAGGCTGCTGGTAGTGTTGAAGGATGTGATGTTCTCTGTCATTCTGGCCTGCAGTGGACACATTGCTGAGGGGTATATCATAAGTAAACAGTTTCATTAAATGATGTGAGCAGTTTATAACACTTTTAATGAGAATGAATGAACGTCAACTATTGTTCAATATGACATGTGATACATTTACAGGTCTGCTTGTTCGCTGAAATTTCCTttcatgaaattaaaaaaaaagataaaatagcCTCACCTGCTACAGAATGCTTCTCTCTAATTAAGCAGAGTGTGTCCCTCCAGAGAAGTTTAGCCTTCCCTATGCTTCTTCTGTTACAGATGATGAGAAAGTGATATCAGcagagaaaatataaaacattgtCCTTTCAAGACTATGTTTAATCAGTGTATAAATATCCTAGATTCTTTAGTCACTATGGTGTATGTTAGCTCTTATACCCAGACTGTTCTTTTAAAGctattttttactttgtattgTATGCAAGCATGTATTCTtgagaacaacaaaaactaaaatagtCTTACTTAGCTCTGTCAAACATACTTTACCATGTGGAATAGAACAGAAAAACATCTATTGCACATATTAAATCTGtactctgtgtgggtttgtccaCTGGAGCTTCCTCCTCAGTACTGGAAAGACAAAAGGACCCGTATACCATGCATAGATAAAACCCGCAAAAAATGCCAAAATAACCTTCctacagaaaagcaaaaatgctgacaaaagtaaataaaaccatataacactaaaataatactacataaatcaaaaataatactACATAACACCAATATAATActatacaacaacaaaataatactACACAACACCAAATCCAAAGGTTATAAACTGAAGTGCCAAGTGCATAAAagcagaaagacaaaaacagccACTGTTAGGGTCTTATGGACCCATCTACAGATTATTACAGTATCAGatgtttctcattttataaCCAATCAAGTCATCTTGAAAAGACTTTACTTGCCAGACACAAACCTAAAGAAAAATGACTCCTCTCCCGTTTAATACATCCTCTCTTCTGCATGTTCAGCTGTGCATTTGAGGCTGGTGCCTATTTCTGAGTTCATTCACCTCTCTACTGGCGACACCACCTGCGTTATCTTTTACAGTCATGGCAATCGCTCTATAGAATGTGGTCGTTTATGCAAATCTGGAGCATTATATAAGCCTTTTTGGtgaagacaacaacaacaacaactttatTTGTATACCACATTTAAATACAGAAGGTGGTAACCCCTGCACAATTTGATCAATTATATTAGATGTggatttaaacaaataaaatggattaCTAAAAGCAAATGCTAACAAAGACCTAAAGATATGTCATATACAATAAACTAGAATAATCTAAAAGAAGATAAAGGTATAAAACTGtacaataaaatagaataatctaaaataagatAAAGACCTAATGCTGtacaataaaatagaataatctAAAGTAAACTAAAATTAATCAACTaggagaataaaataattaaaataaggaACAACAGAAGACACAATGCAACTGACAATGAGACAGAAAGAACCGAGGCAGACCATCTGACGGAAAGCATGATCTTTAAAGGTACTCAAATGCCTGCGGAAATAAACTTTGTTCTTAGATTGGATTTACACCTGTTTGTTGTGGGGGATAGTTTGACGAAGAACAGGACACTGTTCCTAAGTTCTCGAGCACCACAGACAAAGCTCGCTGACCTTTGAACCTCAACATATGACATTGAAGAACTAGAATAATTTGATGAGTAGATTGCAGGGTAGCCAACTTGTAGCCAGTGCAAGGATGCCACTAAAAAGCTCTCCCTTTTCTTGGTGCCTGTAAGAAGACTCACAGCTGCATTTTGAAGCAACTTCATATGTGACAGGCTTGACTGAGGTGTTTCCAGGTAGAGGGAAGCTCAACTGAAGTGTTTCCAGCTAGAGAGAATTGCAGTAGTCTATGAGAGAAGACATGAGGTCATGAATAACCATTTATTTCCAGGTCCTTAAAACATAATGAGGTGGTGATGTGGACTATCTTTCTAGCTTAATTATAGATGCAGAAAGTGTGatatttacaaattaaaacagaAGAGTTGCAACAATGCAGTTAAACTAATCTTTTGAAGAAAATACTCAACATTGCCAGTCTGTATTACTGCTgattcaacactgtaggtgttaacTGTGTTCTGAAGATTCTTCTGTGCACACATCCTGCTTGgatattctatttatttaaaatccaaTATCATTGCAGGACTTTTTATAAAGATTTGAATTAAAAAGCTGTAAAATAGGATAAGAAACACAGAACCACATTATTATACACTTTAAAAGCAATCTATTTTGCAAACTAAAAAATCCCAAAAGTCTATTTTGCTGTCTATATTCCATTTTCATTCAACAGTCCACACATATAGGGTATTCACGATTTTTTATCTTTCTATTTCACATCTTGAGGTGTCCTGTTTGCTTGAGTCTCTTAGTTGGTGCCCTGTGACAGCCTGACTAACAGATGATACACAGATACTTGGCAATATCCAAGCACAACTGTATACATTTCTCAACAAGAGTCAACAGCTAGAGTATACGGCATGTTATGTACCTCTGGCCCAGGAGAGGAAGTTGTTCTATTCTGTTCTCTTGAGCATTTGTAAGTGAGCTATGCCAAACATATGCTGTGTTTTCCAGCATATGCCTTACTTTGcctttaaattaaataaaataaaaaagccaatTCCTTATCATTGACTTAAATTCCTTAAAGCAATGCAAGACAAACAATTTCAGTTTTACTGAGTGTACCATGGGGTACAGTCCCAGTGAAAATCATCCTAAATACCGATTCCCAAAACCTTTGTTGTCCATTTCTTTTGTTATTCTATGTTGTACTTAATCAAAATTATTGTACATTTCTGTTAACTTAACTGATAAagtcacatacatgcataaatCTG is a window from the Electrophorus electricus isolate fEleEle1 chromosome 9, fEleEle1.pri, whole genome shotgun sequence genome containing:
- the LOC118241965 gene encoding somatostatin receptor type 2-like: MDIASFSSHDNSSDFRWFDCRTPAFFVYITCEVSNSVLGLFSNLWVLVLILQDWRLLAAQEIFALNLAMIEIIHCLLSQMLVLNYLVLKIAFINNYSWFLYIFNFVGRSLFQCGMSVERYMAVVHPAVFFKYRRLGYRPLFQCCICFDHYLAVVRPVVLLKLHPQRYKQACLLLLWLVSLACRIAEFFLNSSFPLVAVLLTVVCLQLFCNISVLSVLKRPRPGDSQGGKDIEREQGSSIKKRAFVIISLLQAKLLLNYMPLFVVSSIKQLIPDPVLKRNLLIAVTNMCFLGTFVQPMLYLRRMGRL